aagattgcatgattggtacatgaaaacctgcagagagtctgaggggaggagtactttgtatgtgagagttaaaaaggagcatgacctccttggaattgaactgttgcctattccatttgaggagttctatcagtttttcaatcaattggccctcgataaagcaacggtcacctgctactttctgtaagtagtactacttctgtcattaagtctctctatataactcagctctttcattgcatgtatttataattatcctcactatattatgcagattgaagatcgccgaattgaagaaaagacaagtgggtgatattgggttcattaacacatatctcatagataaaACTGAGGTTGAatttcatgccgaaaataccgaggccaacttgctacaatcgttggtaataaatgaacacaaagatataatactctttccttacaacttcaagtaagTGTTACTGTCCTGtggcatatttggtttcccttattagtccaggttatagtaatgtaatattgatgagttatgcatgcgtgcgcagctaccactatattctcctagagattaagcttgagaagggagtagtaactgtcttagactccaaacgaaaagatcccaaggagtatgcggacatgactgaaatgctcgagaagtaagttaaatcgatcattatccaccatatcagcaactttgttcatttctgatatcaagtaattgttttctttgtatggcaggacttggagaaaattcaccaaaaaagctccgggactgccgaagaagctccaatttagacacccgaaagtaagtactatagtagcatattccacgcatctcctagtgattcaagcgctagtttcatcaataccatttagcatgcttgctaattatcagtttgattgacctctatttcttgtaaagtggttgtggcaggaacaaaggaatgatttctgtggatactacatttgcgagtccatctgccacacgacctgtgagcggggctactctgacaaacaatatgaagtgcgtaaataacaatattcacaattttattttattaccatcatatatatgtattgacccccttcttaaaattagatgtttcggatgcgggatgaactcctagcaccagatcgcctgcgagcaattcaagaggaattggcggcattctttcttgaccacgtgatcgctgaagacggagaatactatgtggaccacgcgtccgtatgttaggagattatatttgtaaaagataattattgtatatatgtagccggtagtgtcggatagatatacaagaacttgttgttcgaccaatctcttggagaaggagaggtggtcgatatcacttctctctgtatgcatatatgttcatgaggatcttctgtttccttcgtttgcttactagctagctagcgtgtctagctagtcctctctatacgtttgtatagtacgtagcgtcgaccaagcacggacaaaagagaggacacttctctctattaattagctacctaacacaatatatggaaCACCTAAATTAATCCCCCAAAattcccaacccccccccctttcaaaaaaaaccccagccacagaaatgctgacgcgtggatgcctattggtcccggttgttgccaccaaccgggaccaaaggccctcctacctgggctcagcggacaggccacgtggaggcccatctgtcccggttctggattgaaccgggactaaaggNNNNNNNNNNNNNNNNNNNNNNNNNNNNNNNNNNNNNNNNNNNNNNNNNNNNNNNNNNNNNNNNNNNNNNNNNNNNNNNNNNNNNNNNNNNNNNNNNNNNNNNNNNNNNNNNNNNNNNNNNNNNNNNNNNNNNNNNNNNNNNNNNNNNNNNNNNNNNNNNNNNNNNNNNNNNNNNNNNNNNNNNNNNNNNNNNNNNNNNNNNNNNNNNNNNNNNNNNNNNNNNNNNNNNNNNNNNNNNNNNNNNNNNNNNNNNNNNNNNNNNNNNNNNNNNNNNNNNNNNNNNNNNNNNNNNNNNNNNNNNNNNNNNNNNNNNNNNNNNNNNNNNNNNNNNNNNNNNNNNNNNNNNNNNNNNNNNNNNNNNNNNNNNNNNNNNNNNNNNNNNNNNNNNNNNNNNNNNNNNNNNNNNNNNNNNNNNNNNNNNNATGTCTCAAGGTGAGAGTAGTGAATGCTCAATACCGAAGGGgctaccatatgaaagatgaaattGACGTGCATAAAATTTTGAACAAACTCAATTTACTACACAAGTGTTGTGTGACATCAACATAGAACCATACAACCAAGTAATCAGAGGGGGTACTTTGGTATGAGTTAACCATTTTGCATCTGGACTTGAACCAAAGTCGTCAGTTTACTTACAACACCACATCAACACTTTGATTTACTCATGTTTCTACCTAAGTTAGTAGCTTTTAGTTTATTAGGTGAAAGAATGGCCTAGGTTCAGTCAACTTTAGCACACTAACCACTTCCAGTTAGGTTCATCTATCACAATGCCAATCTATTGTTATCAAATTATCTCGAAACAATTGCAAAAAATCCAGTTCTCATTTAAACTTCTagagttcatgatttttttatcatGCCACTTATACATACTTATTATCATTTAAGTACAAATATTTTAGTGCCATGCCATATGCAAATCAATTCACAAACCAATTGCAATTCCAActctccaaaatatataagtgagcAACGAAGAGTTTAAAGTGTTTTTTACTTtgaccatgctctaaaatatacaAGTGAAGTTGTAGAGCAATTCTAAAAACATGTAGCCATGCATACACTCCATTTTTTGTTTTTAATGATGTTATCCATTGTCAGCATGATTTATGGTGGCACAATGATGGTAGGTTCCCTTGTGCTTTTGGTAACATTTTTGGGATAGAGATAGTGTCACAGATTTAGTCTTCATGCGATATGGGTGATCCAGCTCGGCCCAGTACAACCAACGAGGGCTTGTGTTTTGTGGAGCAGACAACATGATTAGGAAGACGTATAAGACGAGGGTATCTGCAACGAGAAGATGAAGGCTCCATTGAAAGAGAGAACAAAAGAAAAGCTGATCGCAAACCCTAGCCTCGTCCTCAATTGGTCGTGGCTATGGCATGTCCACTAAGATGACGGAGGTTACTATTGAGAATGATAAAACAACATATATTCATAGTGACAATGTTCATTTTTAATATATACAATTCCACAGTTAAATTGTCACTGTCCGAGCAAAGGAAGCACTACACCCGAGTTGCACTCTGTAGGGTCATCGAGGAGCGGCAAGCTACTCATGAGAACGTGGGGGTCAAGGACATGTAGAGGAACTAGTGGCGAGCAATGGGAAAAGGCAGAGGCGGGATAGGTGAAGGCAAATGCTAATGGTTCTCCCGACAAGCGCTTATGTTGGGGTGGCGGTGGTGCGATCATGCGTGATCACCATAGCAAGCAGATAGGAGATGTAAGACTTTTTTTCAGGAATGTCATCATGGCTTGTTGTATCGATTTGGTAAAAAGGTTACATCGTTTGCAAGAACATTATCCAGGAAGTCCGGGGGTTCATCAGCCCAATTACAAGAACTATTGCTATCATATGCAAATTTCGCTAAACTATGAGCAACCTCATTTGCTTCCTGGTTACAGTGCGAAATTGAACCGCACTAGTTGCAATAATaatctctcatttcattttttattTAGCATTTTTAGCAAAACATTTCATTTGCTTGGGTCAGCGTCGTTTTGACGCTCGCGAGTTCAGCTGGTCCACGATTTTCGGCTCCATGTGGCGTGTGTGATTCAGCCCGGCCCGGCCCACGAGGGGGCCCGTTTTGTGGAGGAGACAGCATGACTAGAGGATGAGAGCCGCAAGGGAAAGAGGGAAGCCTCCATCTCCAgcgagaagagaagagaagacgagccccaaaccctagcctcgaTCCTCGCCCACCCCGGTTCACCATGGCGCTACGCAGCCTGGCCGCGAGGATgcgagtccccgccgccgccgccgcccggctcccgTCGGCCCCTCGTGTTTCGCTGGCGTCCGGCAGTCGGGCCCtccctttctcctcctcctccagtaAGGTATGCCCCTTCTCCCCCTGCACACCGCGCTCACTCAGGCAAACCACTGGCTGGAGTAGGCAGTGCTAGAGCTTCCCCCTGCGTGTGATGATCATGTATGCCTGCAAATCGACGAAATAGACCAATAATTTCTTTGGTTTCCTCGGCTCCGGATCTAGACCCTTCGCCGTGACCAACTCTTGTTGCTGCGTTGCTACTTGTTTCGTTGAGCAGTTTATAAACTGTATTGGTGTTACATAGTTTCCAAAGGCACGCCCTTGGTGCAAAGGCCGCATACCTGCATTGCTAGCTAATGAATTTTGAATGCAAATTAATCCTTTTTAAGGGGTGAATCTATGATTTTGAATATGATTTTGCACTACCAAACCATTCAACTAGGTTTATCATCAATTGCATATTTGTTCATAATATATTTATTGGGTAATGTGTGTATTGATTTTTTTGTATAAACTTGGTCAACTTGAGACAAGATTAATAGTACGTATAAACCGGGCTGGAGGGATTATGTCTGTGCTTTAGCTCCCCCGTCCATGAGCCTATTTGCAAGAAGAAAGGGATGCTGTCAACTGTAGGAGGCTTGTCAGTAATCTCCCATTGCAGTTGATATTTGCTACATGCTTCTTACCTTCTATGCACTTGTTCATCTGAATTGGTGGTCTTACCCTTTACAAACGCATGGTTTTCGTGGTCGCCATGCTTTCACTGTTACAAATTATGCATAGATGCACATGCAAGTTGTTTAGTGACTATCCTTGTTAGCAGTATTTTTAAAGAGATGTGGCTGTTATAGATAATTCTAACTTGACAACAATTTGTATTGTCATGAAAATTTCCCCCTTTTCCCTCTGCACGAGATTGACGGGATTTTACAGCACATTTTAACATGAAAACCATTTGTATTGTCATGAAAACGTTGATCGTTTACCTTGCATGAGGCTGGTGCTCAGAATTTGTCAACTACCAGCATGACTTTCTCATATATTTTAGTTATTCATGGATTTGCACAAGAGACACATAGGTATTTGTTCTGACTTAAAAGCGTTAATCAGAGGATTGACCACTTGATTTTGGGATGATGGCAAATTATACGTGTAAGTTTTGTAAGCTCTGAAATTAGGGTACTAGCAGTCATTAATGCTTGGCAAATATGTGTATTAATCATGTGTAATGATTTCAAGAGCTTATGGTGCTGCAAATACTCTTGCCTCATGATATTTTTGTTCCCCTGTATCCTTACAGGACATGTAAGGATAACAAGGCTAACTCTTGCACCGGATATTGCCTTCTCAGCTTTCTCTTACTTTGTTGTTAAAATTGTAGAGCGCTAGAGACTGGTACCTGCTTCAGCGAGAACGTTATGACAGTGTGACAAGAGAGTTAAAAAACTACAGGTATAAGCTTCAACAACTTTCATTTTGATATTAGTGCTCAAAAGGTTGAATATGATATGTAATGCCTCAATTCCTTGTTCTTTTTGGCAGCCGTGAGGTTGTGTGGACTGAAAGGCTAGCTAAGCTGCTTAATGTGGTATACGTGCTGGGTATGCCTTTTATCGTTGGCCCTTTGGTCTTAAAAGGGATTGCCATTCGGAGAATGTGAGGGGGTAGCAGCCATCCACTGCTTCGCTTATTACTGCTGATGCATGTGAACTCGTAGTTCAGCACTCTCTTTGTGTTAACTGCCTGACTTGCAAGAGCAGATAACCATATGGGAATAATGGCTTGTTGCGTCTGTGTCTTGACCCGCATTGCGTCGCGGATAACCTCGTGATTATGGCTTTATGTAGATTTGTGCAAGCGTAGTTGTTTGCTGTAATGGTTTCTTGCACTTGTTTGCCGTTAACTTATGTCTGTCCCTATGGAGCTACTGTTTCTGAGTGGTGTTGGGTTTCTCCAGGTGCGCTTTGTTGGCCCTGATTTATGTACACTGGGCTGCTATGTGCAGCGCCAACTTTGCTCTGTGCAGAGCTAAGATATTAGCGAAATCATATGGCTTAAGATTATAAGCATTCCAACATAAGCAGGAAGTGCCTGGCCTGAAATTTTGAAACTCACCTGTTACTCAAGTTTGAGAATGTGCACATCAAGGTTCCAATTTTCTTATATCAAAGTATATCTTTTCTTTTTTAGTGCATTTCCTTCCTGTTGACTTCCTTGGAAGTCTTGAACTTATTAGAAATTTACCGTATTTCTCCACAATGTCGTGTAGTGTTTCCTTGTGTTGTCGAGTGAAATCATGCTTTGTTACTCGAGTGAGTCTGCTGATGTCTTGCACCTCCGGCTTGCAGTCACATGCAGTAACAGGCTTCCTTATGCCTATGTCCTGAGCCAAAGCGACAAGTGACTTCCTTCGTCTGCCGATTACAACCGTGCATCGCTGCAGTTGAGTGCATTGGCAAAACTGCCGCCTACATTGATTTTGAAAGAAGAGTGAAATACACTAATAGTTCGGCCAGCTCGGGGGAGCTAGTGGTAGGGAAAAAATGACAAGCCCCGACAAGGAACTTGCCATGGTGATCATGCATGATAGCACCTCTGCGACCACAACACAAGCGCTTGTCCAGAGCACCATCAACATTTGCCTCCACTCCTCAATGAGCCTACAGAGAAGAATCAAGAATCCCAAATCCTACCCCTCATCGGGGTCGGGGTCTCCATTGAATCCTCATGAATCCCAAATCGTACCCTTCatcgggatcacgcggctcgggtGCAGTGATTCCCCTTTGCCCGAACGGTGACAATTTAACTGTGGAATTCTATATATTAAAAATGAACCTTGTCACTGGAATATATGTTGTTTTAGTGTGCTCAACAGTAACATCCATCATCTTAGTTGACATGCCATAGCCACGACCAATCGAGAACGAGGCTAGGGTTCGGGATCGGCATACCGAATGACCCTAAACAAATGGGAGATTATTGCTAAAACTAGGCCCCCCAAAATCTTAACAAAACCACAACATGAATCCCTATCCCTTTAGAACTACAAATGAAAAAAACTACTAAGAAGATCATGACAAATAGTACTTTGTCGAATTCTGAATCCCTTTAGAACTATAATGTTCAACAGAACATAAGTTCGTATTTGGTTCATCTAGCAGAGATAACACCGGTTCCTCGACATGATTGGCACAGTAAGAAAATACTCATAAGAAGTCCTACTATAGGGTAAACATCTCCCTGAAAAATGAAATTTCTCACAACTTCTACCATGCATGTCTCTTTCCTGATATATCATCACATGCATCAGATTTTGTTCTTATCAGATTCTGAAATCCTACAACAGTGTTCAGTTTATTAACATAACTGCAAAGAAACCAGGAGTGTCAAATTTAGCCGGATTTTTTTAAAAGAGTGCTAGCTGCAGCTAGTTTGTGCTGACAAGCAGAAATTATGGCATGAAGTGATATATAGTGTACCCAATAATGCAATTCAACATAAGAGGAAATGTAATTCTAATTACTGGAAGGAACTTTGCATAAATTACTACAACTTAAAAATGGAAGCAAATCTTACTTGATGCCGTTCAGTATATCATATCTTCCTTAAGTTTACAATAATCTATAAGCAACTATAGCTGGCAGGAATACAGCCTACACCTTAAGGAAAGAAGATGGTCCCTGGGCATTCATCCTAAACCGCGGAAACAAATCAACATAAATCAAATTAGTAGGGATGGGGAACAAATACGCAAATAATATATATCATAACATGATAAGGAAATGTGTAACTCATCTTCTCGTCGTTTCTTGAAAATACAGTGCAGCAAGTGTTAGCTTGCTATAACCAGTTTTAGAATAACCTCCACTTTGGTTTGATTCCAGCTGATGGGCCGCCTTCTGCTGCCATTTTCTGTCTTGCAACAGCAGGATCCGGTGGCTGGAAATAATCTGTAAACACATATGATGTTACTAATTATTCAATTGCTGTCATAGTTTTGTGTAAGAAAGCTATACATATGCATGGTCTAATATTTTGTACCTTGTTCTGTCCGGATTGGCTGGTGCATCTT
Above is a window of Triticum aestivum cultivar Chinese Spring chromosome 6B, IWGSC CS RefSeq v2.1, whole genome shotgun sequence DNA encoding:
- the LOC123135057 gene encoding uncharacterized protein, which produces MALRSLAARMRVPAAAAARLPSAPRVSLASGSRALPFSSSSSKSARDWYLLQRERYDSVTRELKNYSREVVWTERLAKLLNVVYVLGMPFIVGPLVLKGIAIRRM